A genomic stretch from Tamandua tetradactyla isolate mTamTet1 chromosome 15, mTamTet1.pri, whole genome shotgun sequence includes:
- the CRIPTO gene encoding protein Cripto, with protein MECFFSSVIFIMAISKVFELGLVAALGHGELARPSQGDPDLRGGDARSQEKPATHDQYLQLVPFPGIQKTQELNKTCCLNGGTCMLGSFCACTPYFYGRNCEHDRRRKNCDSVSHGTWLPRKCSLCKCWEGWLHCFSQTFLPGCDGHVMDEPLMASRTPKLAPSACTTLLLAGFYLSTQSY; from the exons ATGGAGTGCTTTTTTTCCAG TGTGATTTTTATCATGGCCATTTCCAAAGTATTTGAGCTGGGATTAGTTGCTG CATTGGGCCACGGTGAACTTGCACGTCCATCACAGGGAGACCCGGACTTAAGAGGTGGCGACGCTCGGTCCCAGGAGAAGCCTGCAACTCATGATCAGTATCTCCAGTTGGTGCCATTCCCGGGAATCCAGAAGA CTCAAGAACTCAACAAAACCTGCTGTCTGAATGGGGGAACCTGCATGCTGGGGTCCTTTTGTGCCTGCACCCCGTACTTCTATGGACGGAACTGTGAGCATGACAGGCGCAGGAA GAACTGTGACTCTGTGAGCCATGGCACCTGGCTCCCCAGGAAGTGTTCCCTGTGCAAATGCTGGGAAGGCTGGCTTCACTGCTTCTCCCAGACATTTCTACCTGGTTGTG ACGGCCATGTGATGGACGAGCCCCTCATGGCTTCCAGGACTCCAAAATTGGCACCATCTGCATGTACCACTCTACTGCTGGCTGGCTTCTACCTTTCTACCCAAAGTTATTAA